CGAAGGAGCCGAGCCACATCCGCGTCCGTTCGGCCGTCGAGTCGACCGGAGGGCGGGTGGCCACCACCACGCCCTGGTCGTTGAGTCGGGACACCAGTGCGGCATCGACGGTGCCGGGCACGTCCGCCAGCCAGATGCTCTCCGGCCCGGGACCGCTCCGTGGCGCGGCCCCCGGGTGCAGCGCCACCACCGTGCCGAGATCGTCGGGAAACTCGACCACCCCGACCACGGTGTACGCCCGGCTCCCGTCCGCGAGGGCCACGGCGTGACCGAGGCGCAGGTCCAGGCGCCGTAGCGCCGCGGGGCTCACCGCGACCTCGCCGGGCTGCTGCGGTGCCCGGCCGGCCCGGAACCGCACCAGTCCACGGGCCAACGGGTCGCCGAGGTCCAGCACCCGCCCCTCCACGTCCTCGTCGCGGTGCGGACCGCGGAGCATCAGCGGGATTCGGCGAACCTCGGTGGCCCGGCTGCCCGGCCCGAGCAGCGCGGTCACCTGAGCGGCGGTGACCTGGGCGGTGCGTTGCCGCTCACCCTCTCGCGTGTACCAGCTCTCACCCCACTCGTCCTGTCCCACCGGTGCGTCGCCGACCCAGCGCAGCTCCGCGTCGGCCACCCCGAGCCGGCGGTCCATCCGTTCCTGCGGGGTCAGCTCGGCCATGTCGTAGCTGGCCGCCAGGAAGGCCAGCGCGGCCACCGGGAGGGCGATCATCGCGAGCACCAGGGCGGTCCTTCGCCGGGCCCGTCGGGACTCCCGCCGGGCGATCCGCAACGCCGCCCGCCAGGAGCCGGTCAGCTCGGCGATCCGCCGCCGGCCGACGCGGGCGGGTGACGCGATCGGCGGCGCCACGGCGGTGTCGGCCCGGCCCGGGGCCGGCTTCGTACGGCGGGTGGTCACCGCTCGCTGCCGGACAGCAGCTGTTCGACGCTGCCCAGGGGGGCCGTTGTGTCGACCAGCACGCCGTCGCGGAGGAACACCACCCGGTCGGCCCAGCCGGCGTGTCGCGCCTCGTGCGTGACCAGCACCCCGGCGGCACCCGCGTCGATCCGGCGGCGCAGGAGGTGCAGCACCGCCTCGCCGGTCTGCGAGTCCAGTGCCCCGGTGGGCTCGTCGGCGAGCACCAGCCGCCGCTCGCCGACGAGCGCGCGGGCGATGGCCACCCGCTGCTGCTGCCCGCCGGAGAGCTGGTCGGGGAAGCGGTCACCCAGCGCGGGCAGGCCGACCTCGGTGAGCGCGGCCAGGGCCAGCGCGCGGGCCCGGCGTCCGCTGGCGCCGTCGAGCTCCAGTGGGAGCGCCACGTTCTCCAGTGCGCTGAGGCTGCCCAGCAGGTTGAGTTGCTGGAAGATGTAGCCGATCCGGCGGCGGCGCAGCTGGGCCAGCCCGCGACGGTCCAACTCCCCCAGCGGTTGGCCCTCGACCCGGACCTCGCCGCCGGTCGGGCGGTCCAGCCCACCGGCGAGGGCCAGCAACGTCGACTTGCCGGAGCCGGACGGGCCCATCACGGCGACCAGTTCGCCGGGCCGAACGACCAGGCTGACGCCGCGCAACGCCTGGACCGCCGCGGGTCCGGTCCCGTGGGTGCGGTGGACGGCGCGTAGCTCCAGCACCGCGTCGTCCGATCCGCTCACCGTCGTGCCTCCTCGCCGGCCCATCGCGCCGCGTCCAGCGCGTCGGCGTCCGCCGGGAGGGGAGGGGGAGGGCCCGGGTCGCTGGGCTGGTGCCGGACCAGACTGGTCTCGCAGTGGTCCAGCCAGCGCACCTCAGCCTCGGCCTGGAACACCATCGAGTCCAGCACCAGGCGCCAGGGAAGGTCCTGCGGTCGGTTGCTGCCGTACTTCAACCTGGTCAGCTCCTGCAGCGCCCGGATCGTCGCGCTGCGCTGGGCCTGCACCACCGAGCGGACGTCCACCCCGGGTGTGGTCAGCGCCAACGCCAGCTTGATCGCCAGCTCGTCACGGGGTCGGTCGGTACGGCTGACCGGAGTGGTGAACCACAGCGTCAGATCCGCCCGGCCGGCGTCGGTGATCTCGTACGGGCGCTGCCCGGCCTCACTCTCCGGCAGCGGGCGCACCAGACCGTCCCGTTCCAACCGGGACAATGTGGTGTAGACCTGCCCGATGTTCAGCGGCCAGGTCGAGCCGGTCGACTCCTCGAACGCGGCCCGCAGCTGGTAGCCGTACATCTGGCCCCGTTCGAGCAGGGCGAGCAAGCCGTGACGGATGGACATGGCAACGGAGTATGCATACCTGGTATGCGCACCGCAACCGGAGCGGGCCGGTTCAGGTCGGACGACCGGGAAACGGGACAGTCAGCGGGGTCAGCCCGGCCATCTTGCGCCACCGGGTGGCCCGTACCGCGTACTCGACGAGGGCAGCCAGCGCCTGGTCCCGGTCGGCGCCGGTGGTGGACGCCAGCGCTGCCCGCCAGTGCGCGGCCGTGCGCTCCTCCACCTCCGCGGCGAGTCGTAGCGCGCTGGCCCGGTCCGTGACCGGGAACGGCAGCGCGTACCCGGCGCGGTCCGGCGGCACGACGCCACCGGCCGTACTCAGCTGCACCACCAGCGTGTCGCGTCGGCTTCGGTGGGCGGCCTCGGCCTGTTGCGCGGCGTCCCGCGCCGCCCCGGTGAGCCGGACGCCGATCCGCCCGTAGGCGTAGATGGCCGCGTACTCGGCGGACAGGGCGGCGGCGAGCGCCTCCCCGGCGGACGGCTGCCTCACTTCAGTGCCTCCTGGTGGGTGGCTCGGGCCGCGGTGATCGACCCGAGCAGTGCGGCCCGTTCCGCGGGTGCCGCCGCGCAGGCGGCGGTGGCGGACTGCTGGGCGGTCTTCTCGAGCCTGCGCAGGGCGGCGAGCGCACCTGCCGGGTCGGTGGCCGGCTCGGCGCTGGGGGCGGCGGCGACCGTCGACGGCAGGGCGACGCCGATCACCCGGGCCAGCTCGGTGGCGTGTGCGGTGTGCGCCTCGGCGATCGGGCCGAGCCGGTCGGCCAGTTCGGGATGCGCGGTCGCGCTCGTCCGGTACGCGGCGGCCAGCGCGAGTGACTCGTCGACCATCGGCCGTAGCGGGTCCGGTGGTGGCGCTGGTTGGTCGTCACGGTCGAAAAGATCACAGCCGGTCAACGGCACCGCGGCGCCGCCGAGCGCCAGCAGTGCCCCGGCGCGCAGGAGCTTTCGCCGGGAATGTCCGGATGCTTGGTCGCGCTGTGTCGTTCTGCCGGTCCCCACCGGACAAGTCAACACCATCCGCGCCGGTGCGGGGGCCACCGACGTCGGTGCGCCGCCCGGTCCGCCGCCGGGCAGGCGCGTTACGCTCTGCGCAGCCACCGGCGCGTCCGCTCCGGTGGCGTGCCGGCATGGCGGGAAGACCGATCGCCGTCGACCAGAGAGAGGTGCGGAGATGACGCAGCGTGGCCGTGCCACCAGCTCGACAGGTCGACCCCGCGATGGTGCGGGCCCCCGCGGCGGTGATCTCGCCGCGCGGCGTGCCCGGCTGCGGACCGTGATCGAGCCCGTGGTCAACGATGCCGGCTACGACCTGGAGGACCTGTCGGTTTCTCGGGCTGGCCGCCGGCACGTGGTGCGGGTGATGGTGGACAAGGACGGCGGGATCGACCTGGACGCGGTCGCGGACGTCTCCCGTGCGGTGTCGACCGCGCTGGACGCCGCGGAGGAGACCGGTGGCGACATCGTCGCCGGGGAATACCAGCTCGAGGTCAGCTCGCCGGGCGTCGACCGGCCACTCACCCTGCCCCGCCACTGGCGGCGCAACGTGAGTCGGCTGGTCAAGGTCACTGTCCGGGGCGCGACCTCGCTGCCCGGCCAGCGTGGTGAGCAGCCCGCCGGTGACCGTCAGCTGACCGGTCGGGTGGTCGCGGCCGATGACGAGGGCGTGCAGCTGGAGACCGAGAGTGGTCGCGCTTCCCTGGCGTACGCCCAGCTCGGCCCGGGTCGCGTGCAGGTCGAGTTCACCCGGCTCGCCGAACTCGGCGAGCCGGACGAAGAGTTCGACGACGCGGACGATTCAGACGAGATCGACGATTCAGACGACATCGACGACGAAGATGATGTGGAGGACGAGGAGAGGTGAACATCGACCTCGCGGCGCTGCGCGCACTCGAGCGCGAGCGGGAGATCCCGTTCGACACGATTCTCGCGGCGATCGAGACCGCGCTGCTGACCGCCTACCGGCACACCGACGGCGCAGAACCGCACGCCCGGGTGGAGATCGACCGCAAGTCGGGCGCCGCCCTGGTGTACGCGCAGGAGATGGACTCCGACGGCAGCCTGGTGCGGGAGTGGGACGACACCCCGCACGACTTCGGTCGGATCGCCGCCATGACCGCCAAGCAGGTGATCCTCCAGCGCCTGCGGGAGGCCACCGACGAGGTGCACTTCGGTGAGTACGTGGGTCGCGAGGGCGACCTGGTCACCGGCGTGGTGCAGGCGCACGAGACGCGCACCGAGAAGGGCATCGTCAGCGTCGACCTCGGCAAGCTGGAGGGCGTGCTGCCGCAGTCCGAGCAGGTGCCCGGCGAGCGGTACGCGCACGGCGAGCGGGTCCGCTGCGTCGTGGTGCACGTCGCCAAGGGCATGCGCGGCCCGCAGATCACCCTGTCCCGGTCGCACCCGGCGCTGGTCAAGAAGCTGTTCGCGCTGGAGGTGCCGGAGATCGCCGACGGCACGGTGGAGATCGGCGCGATCGCCCGTGAGGCAGGTCACCGCACGAAGATCGCCGTACGCTCCACCACCCCCGGAGTGAACGCCAAGGGCGCCTGCATCGGCCCGATGGGCCAGCGGGTGCGCGCCGTGATGAGTGAGCTGCACGGTGAGAAGATCGACATTATCGACTGGTCGGACGACCCGGCCACCTTCGTCGGCAACGCGTTGTCGCCGGCCAAGGCGCTGCGGGTCGAGGTGGTCGACCTGGCTGGTCGAGCCGCCCGGGTGACCGTTCCGGACTTCCAGTTGTCGCTCGCGATCGGTCGGGAGGGGCAGAATGCCCGACTCGCGGCCCGACTGACCGGTTGGCGGATCGACATTCGGTCCGACGCGGAGCAGACCGCCCCGGCCGCGCGTGAGGCAGCTGATCACGTGCGGGAGCCGGGCGGCGCGATCTCGGGCAGCTAGGGGTAGACTTCCTCCAGTGGTACGACGCGCAACGCCGGAACGCACCTGTGTGGGTTGTCGGCAACGTGCGCCGGCCAGCGAATTGCTGCGGGTCATCGCGGTCAGGGACGAGGCTGGTCTCAGTCTCCGGCCTGATCCGCGCCGCAGGCTGCCGGGTCGGGGAGCGAACATGCACCCGGATCCGGCCTGCTTCGCGCTGGCGGTGCGTCGCCGCGCCTTCGGGCGCGCGCTGCGCATCACCGAGGTTCTCGACCACGGTTTGCTGGCAGAGCACGTCGATGCGCCAACCACTACGTCCGGTCAGCCCGACCGGGCGAGGGTCGCTAGCAGGGTAGGACGACCGACATGAGCACACGATGAAGTCCCTGAAATGACCAGGCTTCAAGTGCACGAGTGAGGTCGCTGCGGGTGCTGCCCGCACGACCTCGGAGTGAGGAGTGCAGTGGCAGGCAAGGCCCGCGTACACGAGCTTGCAAAAGAGCTCGGGGTCGAGAGTAAGACCGTTCTCGCCAAGCTGAAGGAAATGGGCGAGTTCGTGAAGTCCGCGTCCAGCACCGTCGAGGCGCCCGTCGCCCGGCGGCTGCGTAACGCATTCGTCGCGTCCGCCGGTGCTCCGGCACCGGCCGCCCCGTCGGCGCCTGCGTCGACGCCGGCTTCGAATCCGACCCCGACGCTGTCCCCGACCCCGGGCGCGCCCCGGGTCTCGGCCAAGCCGATGCCGCCTCGGCGGCCGGCCGCGCCGGCACCCGGTCCGAAGCCCAAGGGTCCGGTGCCCGGTGCGCCGCAACCGGCGGCCCCGGTCGCCAAGCCGGCGAGTGCCCACGACATCGAGGTGGCGGCCGCGGAGGCGCGTGCCGCCGCGCTGAAGGCTGAGCAGGAGGCCGCGGTCAAGGCCGCGCAGGCCGCCCGCCAGCAGCAGCGGGACAACCCCGTTCGCCGGGAGCCTCCGGCAGAGGGCAACCGCCCCGGTCCCGGCCCTCGGCCGGGTCCCGCCGCGATGCCCCCCCGTCCCGGTTCACCGGCTGCTCGTCCGAGCACGCCGGCTCCGGGTCCGGGTGCCCGGCCGGGCGGTCGCCCGCCGGCGCGCGGCGCCGGTAACAACCCGTTCGGCATCCAGGGTGGCCAGCAGCAGCGGCCCCCGGCCGCCGGCGCGGGTGGCCCTCGGCCCAACACCCCGGCGGGCATGCCGCCGCGGCCGAGCCCGAACTCCATGCCGCCGCGGCCCAGCCCGGCGTCCATGCCGAGTCAGCGTCCGGCTGCCGGTCGCCCCGGTCCCGGTGGCGCTGGTCGCCCCGGTGGCGGTGGCGCTGGTCGTCCCGGTGGCGGCGGCGGTGGTTTCCGTGGCGGTCCCGGCGGTGGCGCCGGTGGCGGTGGCGGTTACCGCGGCGGCCCTGGTGGCGGCGCGGGTGCCGGCGGTGGCGGTGGCTACCGTGGCGGTCCCGGCGGCGGTGGCGGTGCTCCCGGTGGCGGTTTCCGTCCGGGTGCTCCGTCCGGCGGCGGCGGTCGTCCGGGTGCGGGTGGTCGTGGCCGTGGCGGCGGCGCCGCGGGTGCCTTCGGGCGTCCGGGTGGCCGGCCGACGCGCGGTCGCAAGTCCAAGAAGCAGCGCAGACAGGAGTTCGACAACCTGTCGGCTCCGACCATGAGCTCGGGTGCTCCCCGGGGTCAGGGTCAGGTCGTCCGGCTTTCCCGTGGCGCCTCTCTGTCCGACTTCGCCGACAAGATCAACGCCAACCCGGGTTCGCTGGTCCAGGAGATGTTCAACCTGGGCGAGATGGTCACCGCGACCCAGTCCTGCTCTGACGACACCCTGCAGCTGCTGGGTGAGCACCTGGGCTTCGACATCCAGATCGTCAGCCCGGAGGACGAGGACCGCGAGCTGCTCGCGCAGTTCAACATCGACCTCGACGCGGAGGTGGCCGAGGAGCGTCTGGTCAGCCGTGCGCCGGTGGTGACCGTCATGGGTCACGTCGACCACGGTAAGACCAAGCTGCTCGACGCGATCCGTAAGGCGAACGTCGTTGCCGGTGAGGCGGGTGGCATCACCCAGCACATCGGTGCGTACCAGGTGCACGTTCCGCACGATGGTGTGGACCGCGCGGTGACCTTCATCGACACCCCGGGTCACGAGGCGTTCACCGCCATGCGTGCTCGTGGTGCCCAGGTGACGGACATCGTGATCCTGGTGGTCGCGGCCGACGACGGCGTGATGCCGCAGACCATCGAGGCGTTGAACCACGCCAAGGCGGCCGACGTGCCGATCGTGGTCGCGGTCAACAAGGTCGACAAGCCCGAGGCGAACCCGGACAAGGTCCGCCAGCAGCTCACCGAGTACGGCCTGGTCGCCGAGGAGTACGGCGGCGAGACCATGTTCGTCAACGTGGCAGCCAAGCCGGGCATCGGCATCGAGGAGTTGCTCGAGGCTGTCCTGCTGACCGCCGACGCGTCGCTGGAGCTGACCGCTCCGATCGACGGGCCGGCGCAGGGTGTGGCCATCGAGGCGCACCTGGACAAGGGTCGCGGTGCGGTGGCGACGGTGCTCGTGCAGAAGGGCACCCTGCGGGCAGGCGACTCGATCGTCGCCGGCGGGGCGCACGGCCGGGTCCGGGCCATGCTCGACGAGAACGGCAACCAGCTCTCCGAGGCTGGGCCGGCCCGTCCGGTCATGGTTCTGGGTCTGACCGCGCCGCCCGGTGCGGGTGACACGTTCCTCGCCGCGGCGGATGACCGCACGGTGCGGCAGATCGCCGAGCAGCGGCAGGCACGGCGGCGGGCGGCGGCATTCGCCAACTCCCGTGGTCGGGCCACCCTTGAGACGCTCATGGAGCAGCTCAAGGAGGGCGAGAAGACGTCGCTCAACCTCATCCTCAAGGGCGATGTCTCTGGTTCTGTGGAGGCCCTGGAGGACGCGCTGTTCAACCTCGACATTCCCGAGGAGGTCCAGCTCAAGGTCCTCGACCGGGGTGTCGGCGCGATCACCGAGAGCAACGTCATGCTCGCGAGTGCCTCGTCCGAGCCGGTCACGATCATCGGCTTCAACGTGCGGGCCTCGAACAAGGTCCGTGAGATGGCCGACCGCGAGGGCGTGGAGATCCGGTACTACACCGTCATCTACCAGGCCATCGAGGAGATCGAGGCAGCGCTCAAGGGCCTGCTCAAGCCGGAGTACGAGGAGGTCGAGCTGGGCAGCGCGGAGATCCGCGACGTCTTCCGCTCGTCCAAGATCGGCAACATCTCCGGTTGTATCGTCCGGTCGGGCATCATCCGACGCAACGCGAAGGCTCGCCTGCTTCGGGACGGGACGGTCGTGGCGGACAACCTCACGATCACCTCGCTCAAGCGGTTCAAGGACGACGCCACCGAGGTCCGCGAGGGCTTCGAGTGTGGTCTGACCCTGGGTGGTTACAACAACGTCCAGGTCGGCGACGTCATCGAGACCTTCGAGATGCGGGAGAAGGTTCGCGCCTGATCCGGCAGTGACACGCTGATCAAGGGGTTTACGCCGAATGGCGTAAACCCCTTGATCATGCGGGGCGGGTTGGCGGTATCGTCCGAGGCGATGTTCACCGGAACCGCGGTCTTCGACCTGCTGCTGCCGGGCGACTCACGGTCGCTCAAAGCCAAGAGATCATATGTACGGCCGATCGTGGCGGCGCTGCGCCGCTTCGAGGTGTCGGCCGCCGAGGTGGGTGCGCTCGACCTGCATGGTCGAGCGCAGATAGCGGTGGCCGTGGTGGCCGCCGAGACGGGGCACGTCCGCGAGGTGCTCGACTCCTGTGAGCGTCTGGTGGCCGGCCGCCCCGAGGTCGAGTTGCTGTCGGTGCGGCGGCGGCTGTACGGCGTGGACGACGACTGACCACGGTGCCGGCTGTGCCGGGCGACCGGTGCGGCCGCGAAGGTAATGTTCGAGATGTTGGCCGGTCGGCCGGCGACCTCCGGGTCGTCGGGTCGGCCGGGAGCAGGACGCCGTGGAGGTGGCGAGATGTCTGATCCGGCCAAGGTACGCCGGCACGCGGAACGGGTGCGTGAGCTGGTCGCGTCGGTGGTGCGGAGCCAGATCAAGGACCCGCGGCTCGGGATGATCACCATCACCGACGCCCGGATCACCGCGGACCTGCGTGACGCGACGGTCTTCTACACCGTGCTCGGTGACGCGGTGGCCCAGGCGGACACCGCCGCGGCGCTGGAGAGCGCCAAGGGGCTGTTGCGCAGCACGGTCGGCAAGGCGCTCGGGTTGCGGCACTCGCCGACCCTCACGTTCGTCCTGGACGACGTGCAGGACCAGGTCAAGCACATCGACGACCTGCTCGCCGCCGCCCGCAACGCCGACGCCGAGGTGCAGCGGCTCGCCGCCCAGGCGGAGTACGCGGGCGAAGCGCAGCCGTACCGGGTGGATGACGAGACGGATGAGGCCGACGAGACGGCCGAGGCCGAGGAGGCCACTGGCGCCGAGGGCACCCCGCGGGGTGGGGAAACGCGGTGACCAGCACCGCCAGCGTCCCGCTCGCCGGGGCGGCCGGGTTTGCTCCCGCCGAGACGGACTGGGCCGCGGCCGAGGCGCTGGTGCGGGCTCTCCCGCCGAGCGGTCGGGTGCTGCTGATCTGTCACGTCAACCCGGACGGCGACGCGCTGGGCAGCATGCTCGGCTTCGGTCTGGGGCTGCGGCAGTTCGGCGTACGCGAGGTGCAGGCGACTTTTCCCGGGCCGCCGGAGGTGCCCGAGCCGTTCCGGGGGCTGCCCGGGCTCGATCTGCTGGTTCCGGCGAGCGCTGCGGACCCGGCACCTGACCTGGTGATCTGCTTCGACGCGGCGAGCGAGTCACGCCTCGGTGAGCTGGCCGGGCGGTTGTCGTCCGCTCCTGCGGCGCTGGTGCTCGATCACCACGCCTCCAACCTCGGCTTCGGCACGGTCAACCTGGTCGACCCGGGTGCCGCGGCGACCTCGGTGGTGGCTGAGCAACTGCTGGCCCGGCTCGGGGTCGTGGTGGATCCGGCCATCGCCGAGTGCCTCTACGTGGCCCTGACCACGGATACTGGTTCGTTCCGGTTCGAGGCGACCACCCCGGCGGTCCACCAGATGGCCGCCCGGTTGCTGGCGACCGGCATCTCGCCCGGTGACATCTCCCGGCGGGTCTTCGACACCCGGCCCTTCGGTGCGGTGCGTCTCTTCGGTGAGGTGCTCGGCCGAGCGCAGTTGGAGCCGGCCGCTGCTGGTGGCCGAGGGCTGGTCTGGACCTTTGCCACCCTGGACGACCTGGCCCGGCACGACCAGCGGCCGTACGTGCTGGAGGCGCTGATCGACTCGGTGCGGTGCACCGCCGAGGCGGATGTGAGCTGCGTGTTGAAGCAGACCACGCCCGGCGAGTGGGCGGTGTCGATGCGCAGCAAGGGCGCGGTGGACGTCAGCCGGGTCGCGGTGACGCTCGGCGGTGGTGGTCACCGGTTCGCGGCCGGGTTCACCGGTCGGGGCAGCGCCGAGCAGGTGGTCGAGTCGATCCGCGGCCAACTGGGCGCCGCACTGATCCGCCCCGGCGGCTGACACCGGCGAACGTAATCGTCGCCGTCGATCGATTGGCCGAGAAGATCAGGGTCAGTTCCGGGGAGTGTTGGTCTTCCCGCGCTCCGTGAGACCGGGAAGAATTGCGGGATGGAGCAGCCGCACGACCTCACCGTGGAGGCCCCCCGCGCCTGGGATCGGCCCGCCGTCTCCGTTCCCGTCCTCGTCTGCCTGTCGCTAGTCGGTGGTCGGTTCGTGTCGTTCTCCACCGAGGCGAATCTGTTCACCCTTGGCACCGGCGGGGTGCTGATCTGGCTCGGTCTGAGCAATCGGGTGCCCCGCCGACCGGCGCCGCGCCGGCTGGGCGCGGGGGCGGTCTGGTGGGCGGTGCCGGTGGTGGTCTTCGGGGTCTTCGAGGGCGTGACCTTCGTGCTGGCGGCTGGCGATGAGTTCCCCACCTTCTCCCGACTGGCCGATCCTCTCCTGGAAGATCACCTGACCCGGTCGGCGGCGTGGTTCGCCTGGCTGGCCGCCTTCTGGGGGCTGGTGCGGCGATGATGCGAGCGCTCGCGATCGGCGGCTTTCTCACCGCGCTGGCCCTCTTCGCGGTGGTGGAGTGGATGGCCCGGCGGGAGGGCTCCCGGATCCCCACCCTGGGCGAGGTCTGCGCGTACGTGATGCGCTACGAGGTTGGCCCGGTGCCGGTGGGCCGGATCGGTCTGTTCGGGTTCTGGTGGTGGCTGGGCTGGCACTTCCTGGCCCGCTGAACCGGGTTGCCGCCTGTCCATATGGCGGGAACCGTAAGCAGCATGTGGACCTGAACGATAACTTGGGAGACGGGCCGGTGCCGCGTGGCGGCGCAGGTCATGGGTGGTGGTGCCACACCTCGTGCCGCCTCCCTCCAGGGTCGGACCGACCCGGGCTCACGCTGCCCAGCCGGCTGCTCCGGTAACCCCGGACTGCCGTGGGGCGCTCAGCACGACCGCCCGCGAGGGCCGCCGCGTGCCGGCGGCTCGCGCCCTGGAAGGAGCGCCACCATGCCGAACAAGCCCAAGCCCGAGACCACCGACGACGCCCGCGAGCAGGCCCGCCGCGCCCTGCAGACGTCGATGGACACCCGTCAGTGATCCGACCCGTCCGGCGGTGACGTCGCCGACGGCCTCCGTCGACCGCGTCGCCGCCTGACCGGCCACCCCGCCCGGGCGGACAGGCCCACCGGTCCGTCAACCGTTGGCCGGGGCAACCCCAGAGTCGCCCCGGTAAGTGCTGCCGGCTCTTGCGATCCTTACTCCGGCCGTGACAGGATCGCCGACGATGAACACCAGCACCCTCGTCGCGTCCCCCCGGCGGATCGCCAGCCTCGCCCTACCGGCTCTCGTGGTGCTCGCCGCCGAGCCGCTCTACGTGCTTGTCGACACAGCCGTGGTCGGTCACCTCGGCCGGGTGCCACTCGCCGCGCTCGCCGTCGGCGGCACGGTGATGACCCTCACCGCATGGGTCGGCACCGTGGTCGCGTACGGCACCACCGGGCGCGCGGCCCGCCGCTTCGGCGCAGGCGACCGCGCCGCCGCGGTGGCCGAGGGCGTCCAGTCGTCCTGGCTGGCGTTCGGTGTCGGCCTGCTGATCGCGATCGGCATGCAGTTCGGCGGGGGCGCGCTCGCGCGTACCCTCGTCGGTGGAACTGGCGACGTGGCCGACGCCGCCGCGCACTGGCTGCGGATCGCGGCCCTCGGCGCCCCCGGCCTGTTGCTCGCCGCCGCCGGCAACGGCTGGCTGCGCGGTGTGCAGGACACTCGCCGACCGCTGGTCTTCGTGCTCGGCCCCAACCTGCTCTCCGCGCTGCTCTGCCCGCTGCTGGTCTACCCCGGCGGGCTGGGCCTGGTCGGTTCGGCGGTGGCCAATGTCGTCGCGCAGACGCTCTGCGGGACGCTCTTCGCCGCGGCGCTGGTCGCCGAGCGGGTGTCGCTGCGGCCCCGGCCCCGCGTGATCCGCCAGCAGTTGGTGCTCAGCCGGGACCTGCTGATCCGAGGGGTGGCGTTCCAGGCCAGCTTCCTCTCCGCGACAGCCGTCGCCGCCCGCTTCGGCGCCGCCGCCGTCGGTGCCCACCAGATCGCCCTGCAACTCTGGTTCTTCAC
The nucleotide sequence above comes from Micromonospora luteifusca. Encoded proteins:
- a CDS encoding DHH family phosphoesterase — translated: MTSTASVPLAGAAGFAPAETDWAAAEALVRALPPSGRVLLICHVNPDGDALGSMLGFGLGLRQFGVREVQATFPGPPEVPEPFRGLPGLDLLVPASAADPAPDLVICFDAASESRLGELAGRLSSAPAALVLDHHASNLGFGTVNLVDPGAAATSVVAEQLLARLGVVVDPAIAECLYVALTTDTGSFRFEATTPAVHQMAARLLATGISPGDISRRVFDTRPFGAVRLFGEVLGRAQLEPAAAGGRGLVWTFATLDDLARHDQRPYVLEALIDSVRCTAEADVSCVLKQTTPGEWAVSMRSKGAVDVSRVAVTLGGGGHRFAAGFTGRGSAEQVVESIRGQLGAALIRPGG
- a CDS encoding DUF6186 family protein — translated: MRALAIGGFLTALALFAVVEWMARREGSRIPTLGEVCAYVMRYEVGPVPVGRIGLFGFWWWLGWHFLAR
- a CDS encoding MATE family efflux transporter, with product MNTSTLVASPRRIASLALPALVVLAAEPLYVLVDTAVVGHLGRVPLAALAVGGTVMTLTAWVGTVVAYGTTGRAARRFGAGDRAAAVAEGVQSSWLAFGVGLLIAIGMQFGGGALARTLVGGTGDVADAAAHWLRIAALGAPGLLLAAAGNGWLRGVQDTRRPLVFVLGPNLLSALLCPLLVYPGGLGLVGSAVANVVAQTLCGTLFAAALVAERVSLRPRPRVIRQQLVLSRDLLIRGVAFQASFLSATAVAARFGAAAVGAHQIALQLWFFTALVLDALAIAAQSLVGAALGAGDDAGARALARRIGLLGGVCGVGFALVVAAGAGVVPSWFSSDAGVRAQAMTAWPWFVAMLPLAGVVFALDGVLIGAGDVRYLRNLTIVAALGGFLPAIWLTYGFDLGLGGIWAGLTLFVVIRLVALLLRLRNGSWAVTGAVR